The Mesorhizobium loti genome includes a region encoding these proteins:
- a CDS encoding DUF2171 domain-containing protein, with the protein MTDTSKIREHMEVVGADGVHVGTVDKVDGQRIKLTRADSGEGAHKGHHHYISLALVAEVDGKKVWLSANSDVAVTFEEEKSDPV; encoded by the coding sequence ATGACCGACACCAGCAAAATTCGCGAGCATATGGAAGTCGTCGGCGCCGATGGCGTGCATGTCGGCACCGTCGACAAGGTCGATGGCCAGCGCATCAAGCTGACCAGGGCCGATAGCGGCGAGGGCGCTCACAAGGGCCATCATCACTACATTTCCCTGGCTCTGGTTGCCGAGGTCGATGGCAAGAAGGTGTGGCTGTCCGCGAATTCCGATGTCGCGGTGACGTTCGAGGAAGAAAAGTCCGACCCGGTCTGA
- a CDS encoding DUF2259 domain-containing protein: MRMLFLFAVGLLAQFATSIAARAGDVAELEILGFTKDGGVFAFEEYGVQDGSGFPYANRYYIDTSTDSFLEGTPIRVRLEDENAKLDAARLQARQKGEAIVSQAELSANRGITAGFNPVTELSADPHRMAVNPRPIFSPVDPPLEFRLDELGMNNTDGCESQGEINGFRLLRIEAQDGGTTKLLHEDKAIPKSRGCPNGYRIGAVQTFSMDSLSAYAVLIAVRQYGFEGPDFRWIAVTGRL; encoded by the coding sequence ATGCGAATGCTCTTTCTGTTTGCCGTTGGCCTGCTTGCACAGTTTGCGACCTCGATCGCCGCGCGTGCCGGCGATGTCGCCGAACTTGAAATCCTCGGCTTCACCAAGGACGGCGGCGTCTTCGCCTTCGAGGAATATGGCGTGCAGGATGGATCGGGCTTTCCCTATGCCAACCGCTACTACATCGACACCAGCACCGACAGCTTCCTCGAGGGAACGCCGATCCGAGTGCGGCTCGAGGACGAGAATGCCAAACTGGACGCGGCGCGCCTTCAGGCCCGGCAAAAAGGCGAAGCCATTGTCAGCCAGGCCGAGTTGAGCGCCAACCGCGGCATCACCGCCGGTTTCAACCCGGTGACCGAACTTTCGGCCGATCCGCACCGGATGGCGGTCAACCCGCGCCCGATCTTTTCGCCGGTAGACCCACCGCTCGAGTTCCGCCTCGATGAGCTCGGCATGAACAACACCGATGGCTGCGAGAGCCAGGGCGAGATCAATGGCTTTCGGTTGCTGCGCATCGAGGCGCAGGATGGCGGCACCACCAAGCTGCTGCACGAGGACAAGGCGATACCGAAAAGCCGGGGTTGCCCGAACGGCTATCGCATCGGCGCCGTGCAGACCTTTTCGATGGACAGTCTCAGCGCCTATGCGGTGCTGATCGCGGTGCGCCAATACGGCTTCGAAGGGCCGGACTTTCGCTGGATCGCGGTGACTGGCCGCCTGTGA
- a CDS encoding adenylosuccinate lyase — MIPRYSRPEMVAIWSPETRFRIWFEIEAYACDALAELGVIPRQAAKTIWEKGSAAKFDVEAIDEIERVTKHDVIAFLTHLAEFVGPDARFIHQGMTSSDVLDTCFAVQLTRASDILLADIDGLLAALKRRAFEHKDTVTIGRSHGIHAEPTTFGVKLAQAYAEFSRCRERLVHAREDIATCAISGAVGTFANIDPYVEEHVAAKLGLKPETVSTQVIPRDRHAMFFATLGVIASSVERLSIEIRHLQRTEVLEAEEYFSPGQKGSSAMPHKRNPVLTENLTGLARMVRSMALPAMENVALWHERDISHSSVERMIGPDATVTLDFALSRLTGVIDKLLVYPENMLKNMNKFRGLVHSQRVMLALTQAGLSREDSYRLVQRNAMRVWEQGADFLEELLADKEVTAALPEADIREKFDLGYHTKHVDTIFKRVFGEA; from the coding sequence ATGATCCCTCGCTATTCCCGGCCGGAAATGGTCGCCATCTGGTCGCCCGAAACCCGGTTCCGCATCTGGTTCGAGATCGAAGCCTATGCGTGCGATGCGCTGGCCGAGCTCGGGGTCATCCCCAGGCAAGCGGCCAAAACCATCTGGGAAAAGGGCAGTGCGGCAAAATTCGATGTCGAGGCGATCGACGAGATCGAGCGCGTCACCAAGCATGACGTCATCGCCTTCCTGACCCATCTTGCCGAATTCGTCGGGCCGGACGCCCGCTTCATCCACCAGGGCATGACCTCGTCCGATGTTCTCGACACCTGCTTTGCCGTGCAGCTTACCCGCGCCAGCGACATCCTGCTCGCCGATATCGACGGCCTGCTCGCCGCGCTCAAGCGCCGTGCCTTCGAGCACAAGGACACCGTCACCATTGGCCGCAGCCACGGCATCCATGCCGAGCCGACGACCTTCGGCGTCAAGCTGGCGCAGGCCTATGCCGAGTTCTCGCGCTGCCGCGAGCGGTTGGTGCACGCGCGGGAGGATATCGCCACCTGTGCGATCTCCGGGGCGGTCGGCACCTTCGCCAACATCGACCCCTATGTCGAGGAACACGTCGCGGCAAAGCTCGGCCTGAAGCCGGAGACGGTGTCGACGCAAGTGATCCCGCGCGACCGCCACGCGATGTTCTTTGCCACGCTGGGCGTCATCGCCTCGTCGGTCGAACGGCTGTCCATCGAGATCCGGCATTTGCAGCGCACCGAAGTGCTGGAAGCGGAAGAGTATTTTTCGCCGGGCCAGAAAGGCTCGTCGGCCATGCCGCACAAGCGCAACCCGGTGCTGACCGAAAACCTCACCGGCCTTGCCCGCATGGTGCGCTCCATGGCGCTGCCGGCGATGGAGAACGTTGCGCTGTGGCACGAGCGCGACATCTCGCACTCCTCGGTCGAGCGCATGATCGGGCCGGACGCCACGGTGACGCTCGATTTCGCGCTGTCACGGCTGACCGGCGTCATCGACAAGCTGCTCGTCTATCCCGAGAACATGCTGAAGAACATGAACAAGTTCCGCGGCCTCGTCCATTCGCAGCGCGTCATGCTGGCGCTGACGCAAGCCGGCCTGTCGCGCGAGGACTCCTACCGGCTGGTGCAACGCAATGCCATGAGAGTGTGGGAGCAAGGCGCTGACTTTCTTGAGGAATTACTGGCCGACAAGGAAGTGACCGCGGCCCTGCCCGAAGCCGATATCCGCGAGAAATTCGACCTTGGCTATCACACCAAGCACGTCGACACGATCTTCAAGCGGGTGTTCGGGGAAGCCTGA
- a CDS encoding VOC family protein, translating into MSELPFAATTPVSVARVGLKARDAESLAAYYRSVVGLQELSRADGAITLGAANRPLLVIEADPSAKPDDPRSAGLFHTAFLLPSRADLGRWINHAISDKIAIEGASDHLVSEALYLTDPEGNGIEIYADRLPKDWKWNGDKIAMATERLNIPSVVAEVPAGDAGWQGAPENSIVGHVHLRVGRPEDAEAWWNQEFGFDTVAKYGGQAVFLSSGGYHHHIGANAWQSSGAGRRDSARSGLAWVEMRSDNVADETTREDPWGTVIRTVPGKA; encoded by the coding sequence ATGAGCGAATTGCCTTTTGCCGCCACCACCCCGGTCAGCGTTGCCCGCGTCGGGTTGAAGGCGCGCGACGCCGAAAGTCTTGCCGCATATTATCGCAGCGTCGTCGGTCTGCAGGAACTGAGCCGTGCCGATGGTGCGATCACGCTGGGCGCCGCCAACCGTCCGCTGCTGGTCATCGAGGCCGATCCTTCGGCCAAGCCGGATGATCCGCGCAGCGCCGGCCTGTTCCATACAGCCTTCCTGCTACCCAGCCGCGCCGATCTCGGCCGCTGGATCAACCACGCCATATCAGACAAGATCGCCATCGAGGGCGCTTCCGACCATCTGGTCAGCGAAGCGCTGTACCTGACCGATCCCGAAGGCAACGGCATCGAGATCTACGCCGATCGCCTTCCCAAGGACTGGAAGTGGAATGGCGACAAGATTGCCATGGCGACAGAGCGGCTGAACATCCCGTCCGTCGTTGCCGAAGTGCCTGCGGGTGACGCCGGCTGGCAGGGCGCGCCGGAAAACAGCATTGTCGGCCACGTCCACCTGCGCGTCGGCAGGCCGGAAGACGCCGAAGCCTGGTGGAACCAGGAATTCGGCTTCGACACGGTGGCCAAATATGGCGGCCAGGCAGTGTTCCTGTCGTCAGGCGGCTATCACCACCACATCGGCGCCAACGCCTGGCAGAGTTCGGGCGCCGGCCGCCGCGATTCCGCCCGGTCGGGCCTTGCCTGGGTCGAAATGCGTTCGGACAATGTGGCTGATGAAACGACCCGCGAGGATCCCTGGGGCACGGTGATCAGGACTGTTCCGGGCAAGGCTTGA
- a CDS encoding serine hydrolase family protein has protein sequence MKVRDADILIVPGYTNSGPDHWQSRWQSKLSTARRVEQTEWSKPVREDWTASVARAVNEAERPVVLVAHSLGVAAAVQAVPQFRKPVAGAFFVAPPDVANPKIKPRHLMTFGPYPREPLPFPSIVIASRNDPFCAFDVAEDIAGAWGSLFIDAGETGHLNADSGFGPWPEGSMTFAKFLTDLKA, from the coding sequence ATGAAGGTTAGAGACGCAGATATTCTCATCGTGCCGGGCTACACCAACTCCGGCCCCGACCATTGGCAGAGCCGCTGGCAGTCGAAGCTGTCGACGGCGCGCCGCGTCGAGCAAACGGAATGGTCGAAGCCGGTGCGCGAGGACTGGACGGCGAGCGTGGCCAGGGCCGTCAACGAGGCCGAGCGGCCGGTGGTCCTGGTCGCGCACTCACTTGGTGTCGCCGCGGCTGTGCAAGCCGTTCCGCAGTTCCGCAAGCCGGTTGCCGGGGCCTTCTTCGTGGCGCCACCCGATGTCGCCAATCCCAAGATCAAGCCGAGGCATCTGATGACCTTCGGTCCCTACCCGCGCGAGCCGCTGCCCTTTCCGTCCATCGTGATCGCCAGCCGCAACGATCCGTTCTGCGCCTTCGATGTCGCCGAGGACATTGCCGGAGCGTGGGGTTCGCTGTTCATCGACGCCGGCGAGACCGGTCATCTCAACGCGGATTCAGGCTTCGGGCCGTGGCCCGAAGGCTCGATGACCTTCGCCAAATTCCTGACGGATCTGAAGGCCTGA
- a CDS encoding HpcH/HpaI aldolase/citrate lyase family protein, protein MSLKSRLAADETLFTAWSGVPDALTVEIVAKQGFDAVTLDMQHGGHHEDSVLRGLVPVLAAGKPALVRIPVGRFDMASRALDFGAEAVIAPMVNSVADAKLFAAAMKYPPLGERSWGPTYAFPRHGKGDQAEWLRDTNQRTMAFAMVETRAALDALDGILDTPGIDGIFLGPSDFSIAWSNGSTVNSTLESMMETVASVAERTRKAGKHAAIYVVEPAIAGRVVSMGYRLLAMGSEHALIGLGAKTLIKSVRDSIGS, encoded by the coding sequence ATGTCCCTGAAGTCCCGCCTCGCGGCCGATGAAACACTGTTCACCGCATGGTCCGGCGTGCCGGATGCCTTGACTGTCGAGATCGTCGCCAAGCAGGGCTTTGACGCCGTCACGCTCGACATGCAGCATGGCGGCCATCACGAGGACAGCGTCTTGCGCGGCCTGGTGCCGGTGCTTGCTGCCGGCAAGCCGGCGCTGGTGCGCATTCCTGTCGGCCGTTTCGACATGGCGAGCCGCGCGCTCGACTTCGGCGCCGAGGCGGTCATTGCGCCGATGGTGAATTCGGTGGCCGACGCAAAACTGTTCGCCGCCGCCATGAAATATCCGCCGCTCGGCGAGCGCTCCTGGGGCCCGACTTACGCCTTTCCGCGCCACGGCAAGGGCGACCAGGCCGAGTGGCTGCGCGACACCAACCAGCGCACCATGGCTTTCGCCATGGTCGAAACGCGCGCGGCCCTCGATGCGCTCGACGGCATCCTCGACACGCCGGGCATCGACGGCATCTTCCTCGGCCCGTCGGATTTCTCGATCGCCTGGAGCAATGGCTCGACAGTCAATTCGACGCTGGAAAGCATGATGGAAACGGTCGCTTCGGTCGCCGAGCGAACCCGCAAGGCCGGCAAGCATGCGGCGATCTATGTCGTCGAGCCGGCAATTGCCGGCCGGGTCGTGTCGATGGGCTACCGCCTGCTGGCCATGGGATCGGAACACGCACTCATTGGCCTCGGCGCAAAAACCCTGATCAAGAGCGTCAGGGATTCGATCGGCTCCTGA
- a CDS encoding DUF1476 domain-containing protein: MSSMKDREEGFERKFAFDEELRFKASARRNKALGLWAAEKLGKSGADADAYAKEVVVADIEEAGDHDVFRKIRKDFDAAGVDQSDHQIRRTMDELMAQAIEQIKNT, translated from the coding sequence ATGAGCAGCATGAAAGACCGCGAAGAGGGCTTCGAGCGCAAATTTGCTTTCGACGAGGAACTTCGGTTCAAGGCCTCGGCGCGCCGCAACAAGGCGCTTGGCCTGTGGGCCGCCGAAAAGCTCGGAAAGTCCGGCGCCGACGCCGACGCCTATGCCAAGGAAGTGGTTGTTGCCGACATCGAGGAAGCCGGCGACCACGACGTGTTCCGCAAGATCCGCAAGGATTTCGACGCGGCCGGCGTCGACCAGTCGGACCATCAGATCCGCCGCACCATGGACGAGCTGATGGCGCAGGCGATCGAGCAGATCAAGAACACCTGA
- a CDS encoding phosphoribosylaminoimidazolesuccinocarboxamide synthase, with product MKNRRRIYEGKAKILYEGPEPGTLIQFFKDDATAFNKKKHEVIDGKGVLNNRISEYIFNHLNRMGIPTHFIRRLNMREQLIKEVEIIPLEVVVRNVAAGSLSKRLGIEEGTVLPRSIIEFYYKADALDDPMVSEEHITAFGWASPQEIDDVMALAIRVNDFLSGLFMGVGIQLVDFKIECGRLFEGDMMRIVVADEISPDSCRLWDVATQDKLDKDRFRRDMGGLVEAYQEVARRLGIMNENEPPRPTGPVLVASTDGLKGKPH from the coding sequence ATGAAAAATCGCCGCCGCATTTATGAAGGCAAGGCCAAGATCCTCTATGAGGGACCCGAGCCGGGCACGCTTATCCAGTTCTTCAAGGATGATGCAACCGCGTTCAACAAGAAGAAGCATGAAGTCATCGACGGCAAGGGTGTGCTCAACAACCGCATTTCCGAGTACATTTTCAACCATTTGAACCGCATGGGCATTCCGACCCATTTCATCCGCCGGCTCAACATGCGCGAGCAACTGATCAAGGAAGTCGAGATCATTCCGCTCGAAGTGGTGGTGCGCAATGTCGCCGCCGGTTCGCTGTCCAAGCGCCTCGGCATCGAGGAAGGCACGGTTTTGCCGCGCTCGATCATCGAATTCTATTACAAGGCCGATGCGCTCGACGATCCGATGGTTTCGGAAGAGCACATCACCGCGTTCGGCTGGGCGAGCCCGCAGGAAATCGACGACGTCATGGCGCTGGCCATCCGCGTCAACGACTTCCTCTCCGGCCTGTTCATGGGCGTCGGCATCCAGCTCGTCGACTTCAAGATCGAATGCGGCCGTCTGTTCGAGGGCGACATGATGCGCATCGTCGTCGCCGACGAGATTTCGCCGGACTCCTGCCGGCTGTGGGACGTGGCGACGCAGGACAAGCTCGACAAGGACCGTTTCCGCCGCGACATGGGCGGCCTCGTCGAGGCCTACCAGGAAGTTGCCCGCCGCCTCGGCATCATGAACGAGAACGAGCCGCCGCGCCCGACCGGCCCGGTGCTTGTCGCCTCGACCGACGGCCTCAAAGGCAAGCCGCACTGA
- the purS gene encoding phosphoribosylformylglycinamidine synthase subunit PurS, whose translation MIKARITVTLKNGVLDPQGKAIEHALSGLGFGSVGAVRQGKVFDVELAESDKAKAEADLKAMCDKLLANTVIENYSVTLT comes from the coding sequence GTGATCAAGGCCCGCATTACCGTCACCCTCAAGAACGGCGTGCTCGACCCGCAAGGCAAGGCGATCGAACACGCATTGTCCGGCTTGGGCTTCGGCAGCGTCGGCGCGGTGCGGCAGGGCAAGGTGTTCGACGTCGAGTTGGCGGAAAGCGACAAGGCCAAGGCCGAAGCGGACCTCAAGGCCATGTGCGACAAGCTGCTGGCGAACACGGTGATTGAGAATTATAGTGTGACACTTACCTGA
- the purQ gene encoding phosphoribosylformylglycinamidine synthase subunit PurQ produces MKSAVVLLPGLNRDRDMIAALTKISGTPPVTVWQTDTEIPDVDLIAIPGGFSFGDYLRCGAIAARMPVMRAVAEKAAAGVTVIGVCNGFQILVEAGLLPGALMRNTSLKFVCRQVKLEITNANTMFTRRYQPGQIIRSPVAHHDGNYFADADTLARLEGEGQVVFRYAEGTNPNGSINDIAGIINERGNVLGLMPHPENLIEAAHGGTDGRGLFESALGIAA; encoded by the coding sequence ATGAAATCAGCCGTCGTCCTTCTGCCTGGCCTCAACCGCGACCGCGACATGATCGCGGCGCTGACCAAGATTTCGGGAACACCGCCGGTGACCGTCTGGCAGACCGACACCGAAATCCCCGATGTCGACCTGATCGCCATTCCGGGCGGTTTTTCCTTCGGCGATTATCTGCGCTGCGGCGCGATCGCGGCGCGCATGCCGGTCATGCGGGCAGTGGCCGAAAAGGCAGCCGCCGGCGTCACGGTCATCGGCGTCTGCAACGGTTTTCAGATCCTGGTCGAGGCCGGCCTTTTGCCGGGCGCCTTGATGCGCAACACCTCGCTGAAATTCGTCTGCCGGCAGGTGAAGCTCGAGATCACCAACGCCAACACCATGTTCACCCGCCGCTACCAGCCGGGCCAGATTATCCGCTCGCCTGTCGCGCATCATGACGGCAATTACTTTGCCGACGCCGACACGCTTGCCCGCCTCGAAGGCGAAGGTCAGGTGGTGTTCCGCTATGCTGAGGGCACCAACCCCAATGGCTCGATCAACGACATTGCCGGCATCATCAACGAGCGCGGCAATGTGCTCGGCCTGATGCCGCATCCGGAAAACCTGATCGAAGCAGCCCATGGCGGCACGGACGGCCGTGGACTGTTCGAAAGCGCGCTTGGCATCGCCGCCTGA
- a CDS encoding glutathione S-transferase family protein, which yields MKLYSRPLSPYSSIVRALAYIKDVPLKIIAPPPGFPIPEAFRAISPLNRIPVLITGSGETILESVVIAEYLEERFPEPALLPPDSKDRALVRMFARITDLDVLTPMMKLFELHFVPKRNNAEIDTQFARLHHGLAAIEARMAQGPFALGDDISFADAWLTPTRFIFNNFRAMTGRHDLLDAYPKFDAYEQIASQHPALSRVWGEMTDGLKIFLSELEMGAA from the coding sequence ATGAAACTCTATTCGCGGCCGTTGTCGCCCTACTCGTCGATCGTGCGGGCGCTGGCCTATATCAAGGACGTGCCGCTCAAGATCATCGCGCCGCCACCCGGTTTTCCGATCCCGGAAGCGTTCCGCGCCATCTCGCCGCTGAACCGGATTCCGGTGCTGATCACCGGCTCGGGCGAAACCATCCTCGAATCGGTGGTCATCGCCGAGTATCTGGAAGAGCGCTTTCCGGAACCGGCGCTGCTGCCGCCCGATTCCAAGGACCGCGCGCTGGTGCGCATGTTCGCCCGCATCACCGATCTCGATGTGCTCACGCCGATGATGAAGCTTTTCGAGCTTCATTTCGTGCCGAAGCGAAACAATGCCGAGATCGACACCCAATTCGCCCGCCTGCATCACGGACTGGCGGCAATCGAGGCGCGCATGGCGCAAGGGCCTTTCGCCCTCGGCGACGACATCAGTTTCGCCGATGCCTGGCTGACGCCGACGCGGTTCATCTTCAACAATTTCCGCGCCATGACAGGACGCCACGACCTGCTCGACGCCTATCCCAAATTCGATGCCTATGAGCAGATCGCCTCGCAGCACCCGGCATTGTCGCGGGTGTGGGGCGAAATGACCGACGGTTTGAAGATCTTCCTGTCCGAGCTTGAGATGGGTGCCGCTTGA
- a CDS encoding Pr6Pr family membrane protein: protein MGRFLQIAGLIIGLAGLVLQFCISIPASMEAGRSLFGSIIFVLSFFTILTNIGAVLVYTSVLSPSGYAWLPAFAGTRIRAGVAISIALVFIIYATVLAQLWQPQGLFLLCDVLLHYVTPVLFVLWWLISGADGRTRWSDISWWMLYPVAYLIYALARAPLAGEVPYPFLDAAKNGWTSVAISAAAITGLFLVLCVVAVLADRGIARTRASKLR from the coding sequence ATGGGCCGGTTCCTGCAGATCGCGGGTCTGATCATCGGTCTGGCCGGGCTCGTCCTGCAGTTCTGCATCAGCATTCCGGCGTCGATGGAAGCCGGCCGCAGCCTGTTCGGCTCGATCATTTTCGTTCTCAGCTTTTTCACCATCCTGACCAACATCGGCGCGGTGCTGGTGTACACGTCGGTGCTGTCGCCCTCTGGCTATGCCTGGCTGCCAGCCTTCGCCGGGACACGGATACGGGCCGGCGTCGCGATTTCGATCGCGCTGGTTTTCATCATCTATGCCACGGTTCTGGCACAACTCTGGCAGCCGCAGGGACTGTTCCTGCTTTGCGACGTTCTGCTGCATTATGTGACACCGGTGCTGTTCGTGCTGTGGTGGCTGATATCAGGCGCCGACGGCCGGACGCGCTGGAGCGACATTTCCTGGTGGATGCTCTATCCCGTCGCCTATCTGATCTATGCGCTGGCGCGGGCACCGCTTGCCGGCGAGGTGCCCTACCCGTTCCTGGACGCCGCCAAGAATGGCTGGACCAGCGTCGCGATCTCAGCGGCGGCCATCACCGGACTTTTTCTCGTGCTGTGCGTGGTCGCCGTCCTTGCGGACCGTGGCATTGCACGCACCAGGGCTTCGAAACTCCGTTAG
- a CDS encoding DUF1127 domain-containing protein codes for MNTIATIRHSRAGSSGQSTRPSDRSGFVSRLVRLVRSLARWIDHLLERRRSRLALLEMTDDQLRDIGVTRCDAHSEGIRPFWD; via the coding sequence ATGAATACAATCGCTACAATCCGTCATTCGAGAGCCGGTTCGTCTGGCCAATCGACACGTCCATCGGACCGCAGCGGCTTTGTCAGCCGTCTGGTGCGTCTGGTCAGATCGCTGGCGAGATGGATCGACCATCTGTTGGAGCGCCGCCGCAGCCGGCTGGCGCTGCTGGAAATGACCGATGATCAGCTTAGGGATATCGGCGTCACGCGCTGCGATGCTCACAGCGAGGGCATCAGGCCGTTCTGGGACTGA
- a CDS encoding PLP-dependent aminotransferase family protein: MTNWLPDLTAGSGPLYQRLADTIETDIDRGIIDAGAKLPPQRDLAYDIGTTVGTVGRAYQLLRERGLVSGEVGRGTYVLGQRADGAKPDLLAPDVSAEGTRYIDAPRGKLRFDSTAAPDIGQGADVADVLSRTAQDHPHEISSYTRDFPDRWYEAGARWLSRNSFRPNADTIVPTLGTHAAVMAAIAALTTPGDYVAFEHLTYSQISRSAGLIGRRTALVASDDEGIDPQDFERVCAQKHPKMIFLMPTAQNPTLVTLSAARREAIARVAREYNVVLIEDDLYGNLTDDPTPLLAEYAPERTIVAGGLSKSVAAGVRGGWLSCPPAYRHRIRVAHKMMTGGMPFLLAEVNTRLVLSGQADEIRKRSIAEIGARIAIVRETLAGFAFKSHDRVPFVWLTLPDPWLSGTFKNACLEHGVLIDDEDEFKAGRSEQVFHGVRFGVSQPRQRKDIAEGVAVIRRLLDEGRAGYDSFS, translated from the coding sequence ATGACAAATTGGCTCCCCGATCTCACCGCCGGCTCCGGCCCGCTGTATCAGCGGCTGGCGGATACCATCGAAACGGACATCGACCGGGGGATAATCGATGCCGGCGCAAAGCTGCCGCCGCAACGCGACCTCGCCTATGACATCGGCACCACTGTCGGCACGGTCGGCCGGGCCTATCAATTGCTGCGCGAGCGTGGGCTGGTGAGCGGCGAAGTCGGGCGTGGAACCTATGTGCTCGGCCAGCGCGCCGATGGCGCGAAGCCGGACTTGCTGGCACCGGACGTCAGCGCGGAAGGCACACGCTACATCGATGCGCCTAGAGGCAAATTGCGTTTCGACAGCACGGCAGCGCCCGACATCGGCCAGGGCGCCGATGTCGCCGATGTGCTGTCACGCACGGCGCAGGACCATCCGCATGAGATTTCAAGCTATACGCGGGATTTTCCCGACCGCTGGTACGAAGCCGGCGCCCGCTGGCTGTCGCGCAATTCGTTTCGCCCAAATGCCGATACCATTGTCCCCACGCTCGGCACCCATGCCGCGGTGATGGCGGCCATCGCGGCGCTCACCACCCCTGGCGACTATGTTGCCTTCGAGCACCTCACCTACTCGCAGATTTCGCGCAGCGCCGGCCTGATCGGCCGGCGCACCGCGCTGGTGGCGTCGGACGACGAAGGCATCGATCCCCAGGATTTCGAGCGTGTCTGCGCGCAAAAGCATCCGAAGATGATCTTCCTGATGCCGACGGCGCAGAACCCCACGCTGGTAACCTTGTCGGCGGCGCGCCGCGAAGCAATCGCGCGTGTCGCACGCGAATACAATGTCGTCCTCATCGAGGACGATCTCTATGGCAATTTGACCGATGATCCGACGCCATTGCTGGCCGAATATGCCCCTGAGAGAACCATCGTCGCCGGCGGCCTGTCGAAGTCGGTCGCAGCCGGTGTGCGCGGCGGCTGGCTTTCCTGCCCACCCGCCTATCGGCATCGCATCCGCGTCGCCCATAAGATGATGACCGGCGGCATGCCCTTCCTGCTGGCGGAGGTGAATACGAGGCTGGTGCTGTCCGGCCAGGCCGACGAGATACGCAAGCGCAGCATCGCCGAAATCGGCGCCCGCATCGCCATCGTGCGCGAGACTTTGGCCGGCTTCGCGTTCAAGTCACATGACAGGGTGCCCTTTGTCTGGCTCACCCTCCCCGACCCCTGGCTTTCCGGCACATTCAAGAACGCCTGCCTCGAACATGGCGTGCTGATCGACGACGAGGACGAGTTCAAGGCGGGCCGTTCCGAGCAGGTTTTCCATGGCGTCCGCTTCGGTGTTTCGCAGCCGAGACAGCGCAAGGATATCGCCGAAGGCGTTGCGGTGATCCGGCGACTTCTCGATGAAGGCCGTGCCGGCTACGACAGCTTCTCCTGA